One Streptococcus sp. DTU_2020_1001019_1_SI_AUS_MUR_006 DNA window includes the following coding sequences:
- the lspA gene encoding signal peptidase II: MKKRGIIAGIIAALIILDQFVKAYVVQNIALGEIKSWIPNLVSLTYLQNRGAAFSMLQDQQWFFAVITLVVMVGAIWYLHKHIEDSFWTVFGLVLIIAGGLGNFIDRISQGFVVDMFHLDFVNFAIFNVADSYLTVGVVVLLLAMLKEEMNGN; the protein is encoded by the coding sequence ATGAAAAAAAGAGGAATAATTGCAGGGATTATAGCAGCCTTGATTATCTTAGATCAATTTGTAAAGGCGTACGTCGTTCAAAATATTGCTCTTGGTGAAATCAAGTCATGGATTCCAAATCTAGTTAGTTTAACCTATCTGCAAAATAGGGGGGCAGCCTTTTCTATGCTTCAAGATCAACAGTGGTTTTTTGCAGTGATTACCTTAGTGGTCATGGTAGGAGCTATCTGGTATTTGCATAAGCATATAGAGGATTCTTTCTGGACTGTCTTTGGACTAGTTTTGATTATTGCAGGTGGCCTAGGAAACTTTATCGATCGTATCAGTCAAGGATTTGTCGTGGATATGTTTCACTTAGACTTTGTTAATTTTGCCATATTCAATGTAGCTGATAGTTATCTGACAGTAGGAGTAGTTGTGTTATTGCTTGCAATGCTAAAAGAGGAAATGAATGGAAATTAA
- a CDS encoding LysR family transcriptional regulator, producing MNIQQLRYVVAIANSGTFREAAEKMYVSQPSLSISVRDLEKELGFKIFRRTSSGTFLTRRGMEFYEKAQELVKGFDVFQNQYANPEEEKDEFSIASQHYDFLPPTITAFSQQYPDYKNFRIFESTTVQILDEVAQGHSEIGIIYLNNQNQKGIMQRVEKLGLEVIELISFQTHIYLREGHPLAKKKELVMEDLADLPTVRFTQEKDEYLYYSENFVDTSASSQMFNVTDRATLNGILERTNAYATGSGFLDSNSVNGITVIPLNDNLNNRMVYVKREEVDLSQAGTLFVEVMQEYFDQKRKA from the coding sequence ATGAATATTCAACAATTACGCTACGTTGTAGCTATTGCTAATAGTGGTACTTTTCGTGAAGCGGCTGAGAAGATGTACGTTAGCCAACCCAGTCTATCTATTTCTGTAAGAGACTTGGAAAAAGAGCTTGGCTTTAAGATTTTCCGCAGAACCAGTTCAGGAACTTTTCTTACACGTCGTGGGATGGAATTTTATGAAAAGGCACAAGAGTTGGTTAAAGGATTTGATGTTTTCCAAAATCAGTATGCCAATCCTGAAGAGGAGAAAGATGAGTTTTCAATAGCCAGCCAGCACTATGATTTCTTGCCACCAACCATTACAGCTTTTTCGCAACAGTATCCTGACTATAAGAATTTTCGTATTTTTGAATCTACAACTGTTCAGATTTTGGATGAAGTAGCCCAAGGACATAGTGAGATTGGAATTATCTACCTTAATAATCAAAACCAAAAAGGAATCATGCAACGGGTTGAAAAGCTAGGTCTTGAAGTGATTGAGTTGATTTCTTTCCAGACGCATATCTATCTGCGTGAAGGACATCCTTTAGCCAAGAAAAAAGAGTTGGTTATGGAGGATTTGGCAGATTTACCAACAGTTCGATTCACGCAAGAAAAGGATGAGTATCTTTATTACTCAGAGAACTTTGTAGATACAAGTGCTAGCTCTCAAATGTTTAACGTAACTGACCGCGCTACCTTAAATGGGATTCTTGAAAGAACAAATGCTTATGCGACTGGATCTGGATTCTTAGATAGCAATAGTGTGAACGGGATCACCGTTATTCCATTAAATGATAATCTCAATAATCGCATGGTTTATGTAAAACGTGAGGAAGTAGACTTGAGCCAAGCAGGGACTTTATTTGTAGAGGTTATGCAAGAGTATTTTGATCAGAAGAGGAAAGCATGA
- the sodA gene encoding superoxide dismutase SodA, translated as MAIILPDLPYAYDALEPYIDAETMHLHHDKHHQTYVNNANAALEKHPEIGEDLEALLADVESIPADIRQALINNGGGHLNHALFWELMTPEKTAPSAELAAAIDETFGSFEEFQAAFTAAATTRFGSGWAWLVVNKEGKLEVTSTANQDTPISEGKKPILGLDVWEHAYYVKYRNVRPDYIKAFFSVINWNKVDELYAAAK; from the coding sequence ATGGCTATTATCTTACCAGATCTTCCATACGCTTACGATGCATTAGAACCATACATCGATGCTGAAACAATGCACTTGCACCATGACAAACACCACCAAACTTACGTTAACAATGCAAATGCAGCTCTTGAAAAACACCCTGAAATCGGTGAAGACCTTGAAGCTTTGCTTGCTGACGTAGAATCTATCCCAGCTGATATTCGTCAAGCGCTTATCAACAATGGTGGTGGACACTTGAACCATGCTCTTTTCTGGGAATTGATGACTCCTGAGAAAACAGCTCCATCAGCAGAACTTGCAGCAGCAATCGATGAAACTTTCGGTTCATTCGAAGAATTCCAAGCAGCCTTTACTGCAGCAGCAACAACTCGTTTCGGTTCTGGATGGGCTTGGTTGGTTGTTAACAAAGAAGGTAAACTTGAAGTGACTTCAACAGCAAACCAAGACACACCAATCTCAGAAGGTAAAAAACCAATCTTGGGCTTGGACGTTTGGGAACATGCCTACTACGTGAAATACCGCAACGTTCGTCCTGACTACATCAAAGCTTTCTTCTCAGTTATCAACTGGAATAAAGTAGACGAACTCTACGCAGCAGCTAAATAA
- the holA gene encoding DNA polymerase III subunit delta codes for MLVIEESRKLSLANLPSLTLFTGGDQGQYDVMKTQVLKQIGYDPADLNFAYFDMKEVDYKSLELELVSLPFFADEKIVILDHFLDITTAKKRYLSDDELKAFEEYLENPSPTSKLVIFAEGKLDSKRRLVKLLKRDAKIFEAIEPKEQEIRAYFQKWAQEQGLTFDGKSFEQLLIKSGFQFSEIQKNLLFLLSYKDGGLITEEDIVEAIPKTLQDNIFDLTQLILAKKIDQARDLVKDLTLQGEDEIKLIAIMLGQFRLYTQVKILQESGQTESQMVSSLGHYLGRNPNPYQIKFALRDSRRLSLDFLQNSIRYLIQADYQIKTGVYQKGYLFEKALLQIASQSN; via the coding sequence ATGCTAGTCATAGAAGAAAGCCGAAAGCTGTCCTTAGCGAACCTTCCGAGTTTGACCCTGTTTACAGGGGGCGATCAAGGCCAGTATGACGTCATGAAAACACAGGTTCTCAAACAAATCGGCTACGATCCTGCTGATTTGAACTTTGCTTATTTTGATATGAAAGAAGTAGACTACAAAAGCTTGGAACTAGAGCTGGTCAGTCTTCCTTTCTTTGCGGATGAAAAAATTGTTATTTTAGATCATTTTCTCGATATAACAACAGCTAAAAAGCGCTATCTATCTGATGACGAGCTTAAGGCTTTTGAAGAATATTTGGAAAACCCATCTCCGACGAGTAAATTAGTTATTTTTGCTGAAGGGAAGCTGGATAGTAAGAGACGTTTAGTCAAATTACTCAAGAGGGATGCCAAGATTTTTGAAGCCATCGAGCCAAAAGAACAAGAAATACGAGCATATTTTCAAAAGTGGGCTCAGGAACAAGGACTTACCTTTGATGGAAAATCCTTTGAACAGTTACTTATCAAGTCAGGTTTTCAATTCAGTGAAATTCAGAAAAACCTGCTCTTCTTACTGTCTTATAAGGATGGTGGTCTGATAACAGAAGAAGATATTGTTGAAGCCATTCCAAAGACTTTGCAGGATAATATCTTTGACTTAACCCAGCTCATCCTAGCGAAGAAGATAGATCAAGCAAGGGACTTAGTGAAAGATTTGACTTTGCAGGGAGAAGATGAGATTAAACTGATTGCCATTATGTTGGGACAGTTCAGACTCTATACACAAGTGAAAATTTTGCAAGAATCTGGTCAGACAGAGTCCCAGATGGTCAGCAGTTTGGGTCACTATCTTGGTCGCAATCCTAATCCCTATCAAATCAAATTTGCCCTTCGTGATTCTCGAAGACTATCCCTTGATTTTCTCCAGAATTCTATTCGTTATCTCATCCAAGCTGATTATCAAATTAAGACAGGAGTTTATCAGAAAGGCTACCTGTTTGAGAAGGCTCTATTACAGATTGCTAGCCAGTCAAATTGA